A stretch of Metabacillus sp. FJAT-52054 DNA encodes these proteins:
- a CDS encoding polysaccharide deacetylase family protein: MSNQKGTFVISLDFEMHWGVADLFTSDEYRDRLMGARRGIPKILNKFNQYDIHATWATVGFLFASSKKELQSYTPDLKPMYRNEKLSPYRLFNEIGNNEQEDPLHYAPSIIEHIKEYKNQEIGTHTFSHYYCLEKGQSRESFEADLMAAAKIASDKNVTLKSIVFPRNQFNEEYLMQCEKAGISSIRGTEDSWIYKPGTRCSESSLKRAIRLADAYINLTGSNTYLIEPFNGTDILNIKASRFLRPWNKKFSFLEPLKINRIKRSMTYAAKKKEVFHLWWHPHNFGFNQKENLQNLESILDHFKKLNKEYGMQSSNMGELAELISKRYEKAV; this comes from the coding sequence TTGTCAAACCAGAAAGGCACCTTCGTCATCTCACTTGACTTTGAAATGCATTGGGGAGTAGCTGATCTGTTCACCAGTGATGAATATCGGGATCGGCTTATGGGGGCAAGAAGAGGAATCCCAAAAATATTAAACAAGTTTAATCAATACGATATTCATGCTACATGGGCAACTGTTGGATTCCTTTTCGCTTCATCAAAGAAAGAGCTTCAATCCTATACACCAGATTTGAAACCAATGTATCGAAACGAAAAATTGTCTCCATATCGACTTTTCAATGAGATTGGAAATAATGAGCAGGAAGATCCACTTCATTATGCACCATCTATCATTGAACACATAAAAGAATATAAAAATCAAGAAATTGGAACTCACACATTTTCACACTATTACTGCTTAGAGAAAGGCCAATCACGGGAATCGTTTGAGGCTGATTTAATGGCCGCTGCTAAAATAGCCAGTGATAAGAATGTTACTTTAAAAAGTATCGTATTTCCTAGGAATCAATTTAATGAAGAATACCTGATGCAGTGTGAAAAAGCAGGAATTTCATCTATTAGAGGCACAGAAGACTCTTGGATTTACAAACCAGGTACACGCTGCAGTGAATCAAGTTTAAAAAGAGCAATCAGGCTCGCTGATGCCTATATAAATTTAACTGGTTCTAATACATATTTAATTGAACCGTTTAATGGAACCGATATTCTAAATATTAAAGCAAGCAGGTTTTTAAGGCCATGGAACAAAAAGTTTTCATTTCTTGAACCATTGAAAATTAATCGCATCAAGCGCAGTATGACATATGCCGCCAAAAAGAAAGAGGTCTTTCATCTATGGTGGCATCCACATAATTTTGGATTTAATCAGAAAGAAAATCTTCAGAACTTGGAATCTATTCTTGATCATTTCAAAAAGTTAAATAAAGAGTATGGCATGCAAAGTTCGAATATGGGTGAATTAGCAGAGCTAATTTCGAAACGATATGAAAAAGCTGTTTAA
- a CDS encoding YqzE family protein, translating into MSSNDYVKYVTQQVVKYMDTPKEQRQQQKEFKKETRTPFWSRWFGVLPISVMLWMKKRKR; encoded by the coding sequence ATGTCTTCCAATGATTATGTTAAATATGTAACCCAGCAAGTCGTAAAATATATGGATACTCCAAAGGAACAGAGACAGCAGCAGAAGGAATTTAAAAAGGAAACGAGAACGCCATTTTGGAGTCGCTGGTTTGGTGTTCTGCCGATTTCAGTAATGCTTTGGATGAAGAAGAGAAAAAGATAA
- a CDS encoding shikimate kinase, protein MGLVILTGFMGAGKTTAGMELGKKLNLPVYDTDQLLEKKYRMSVKEMFAAYGEEKFREFETEMLQHLSEAPAVVTTGGGAVLKEENRHVLKTKGQIFFLYCDFDVLYDRLKEDTARPLLKEKSKDQIEKLYESRLSCYLDGSVKINTTGKTPHDIADDIISRL, encoded by the coding sequence ATGGGATTAGTTATATTAACCGGATTTATGGGAGCCGGAAAAACAACAGCAGGCATGGAGCTTGGGAAAAAATTAAACCTCCCAGTCTACGATACGGATCAGCTTTTAGAGAAAAAATACAGGATGTCGGTTAAAGAAATGTTCGCTGCATATGGGGAAGAGAAATTCCGGGAGTTCGAAACAGAAATGCTCCAGCATCTTTCAGAAGCCCCAGCTGTCGTCACAACCGGAGGCGGGGCTGTGCTAAAAGAAGAAAACCGCCATGTTTTAAAAACGAAGGGTCAAATTTTCTTTCTGTATTGTGATTTTGATGTTCTTTATGACCGGCTTAAAGAAGATACAGCACGTCCCTTGCTAAAAGAAAAATCAAAAGACCAAATTGAAAAATTGTATGAGAGCAGGCTGTCCTGCTACCTGGACGGATCTGTAAAAATTAATACAACCGGCAAAACCCCTCATGACATAGCGGACGACATCATTTCCAGATTATAA
- the comGG gene encoding competence type IV pilus minor pilin ComGG, translating to MKRGNIRNGFIYPFTVMLVLLFFMTAIHLTNLLVIEKKYYADTKKFYFLQHLTYSGAAQSTKMIKEGFTGAFDIKDTYGTIHITIMPLSPDTKSVSMEMTLNKETKYYAYYEYSIAKQLISKWYEW from the coding sequence ATGAAGCGGGGTAACATCAGAAACGGTTTTATCTATCCTTTTACCGTCATGCTGGTTCTGCTGTTTTTCATGACAGCCATCCATTTAACAAATCTTCTTGTTATAGAGAAAAAATATTATGCAGACACGAAAAAATTTTATTTTCTTCAGCACCTGACCTATTCAGGTGCAGCTCAATCCACAAAAATGATCAAAGAAGGTTTTACAGGAGCGTTTGACATTAAAGATACATATGGAACGATCCATATTACAATTATGCCGTTATCTCCGGACACGAAAAGTGTTTCCATGGAGATGACTCTTAATAAAGAGACGAAGTATTATGCCTATTATGAATACAGCATAGCTAAACAATTAATATCGAAATGGTATGAATGGTAG
- the comGF gene encoding competence type IV pilus minor pilin ComGF, which produces MKPVVRKESYAFKITDSRGFSFLNMLLSLGVFSLIVTSLFPLISFFYTSMEGYRDISNLEWEFFSEQAILELKGAESPVISGETLTFANRLGQKVSYQRYGTYIRRQVNQTGNEIVLQKVDKAEIQVIKNRIIIHVISKVGKSRTLSIRSVNNEAG; this is translated from the coding sequence ATGAAGCCAGTGGTAAGAAAAGAGAGTTATGCTTTCAAAATCACTGATTCAAGAGGCTTTTCTTTTCTGAATATGCTACTTTCACTGGGAGTATTCAGTTTGATTGTAACGTCTCTTTTTCCGCTTATTTCATTTTTTTACACATCAATGGAAGGGTACCGCGATATCAGCAATTTGGAATGGGAGTTTTTCAGCGAGCAGGCGATTTTGGAATTAAAGGGGGCGGAATCGCCTGTTATTTCTGGAGAAACTCTCACTTTTGCCAATCGGTTAGGGCAGAAGGTGAGCTATCAAAGATACGGAACCTATATAAGAAGACAGGTAAATCAGACTGGAAATGAGATTGTTCTGCAAAAGGTTGATAAAGCTGAAATACAGGTCATAAAGAACCGAATAATAATTCATGTAATAAGTAAAGTCGGCAAGTCCCGCACTCTTTCAATCAGAAGTGTGAACAATGAAGCGGGGTAA
- the comGE gene encoding competence type IV pilus minor pilin ComGE, translating to MSANNKGFSLLESIAAFSLWCLAVLTLLPCIVSMMQERENSSLEIQAIKLLQNRMTDRVMEQDFKETELFKEGGIQYKIHNKSDQSCIHWNEASGKKRELCFQNH from the coding sequence TTGTCAGCAAACAATAAAGGCTTTTCACTCCTTGAATCCATCGCGGCCTTCTCCCTGTGGTGTTTAGCTGTATTAACCTTATTGCCCTGCATCGTCTCCATGATGCAGGAACGTGAAAACTCATCACTGGAGATTCAGGCTATTAAACTTCTGCAAAACCGTATGACGGATCGGGTCATGGAGCAGGATTTTAAGGAAACAGAGTTGTTTAAAGAAGGAGGAATCCAGTATAAAATTCACAATAAGTCGGATCAATCCTGTATACATTGGAATGAAGCCAGTGGTAAGAAAAGAGAGTTATGCTTTCAAAATCACTGA
- the comGD gene encoding competence type IV pilus minor pilin ComGD has protein sequence MKQQNKRNGFTLIETLIVLTIFSVLSLTAIVSFKPVQEELIAEQFFDQLQKDILFAQQHAVMIRVPCTLMFDEEETGYRIRLGRADVTKDLIKRQLPEGMKLITDTLGLKVSFLANGNISASGKIRVVYRQQTYKITFYLGKGRFVVSKQ, from the coding sequence TTGAAGCAGCAAAATAAAAGGAATGGTTTTACATTAATAGAAACCCTCATCGTTCTTACTATCTTTTCCGTGCTTTCACTAACAGCTATTGTTTCCTTCAAACCGGTTCAGGAAGAGCTGATTGCGGAGCAGTTTTTTGATCAGCTTCAAAAGGACATCCTTTTTGCACAGCAGCACGCCGTCATGATTCGTGTTCCTTGTACACTGATGTTCGATGAAGAAGAAACCGGCTACAGAATTAGACTGGGACGTGCAGATGTGACAAAAGATTTGATAAAGAGGCAGCTGCCTGAAGGAATGAAGCTCATCACGGACACATTAGGTTTAAAAGTTTCTTTTCTCGCAAACGGCAATATCTCGGCAAGCGGCAAAATACGGGTTGTTTATAGACAGCAAACCTATAAGATAACATTCTATCTGGGAAAGGGGCGGTTTGTTGTCAGCAAACAATAA
- the comGC gene encoding competence type IV pilus major pilin ComGC, producing MKNQKGFTLIEMLIVLLVITILLLVTIPNIANHSSNIQNKGCSGLRNMISAQAEAYRMNKEAVPTIAVLKTEGYIKSNKCPDGTEVTLDSNGAVIEAAK from the coding sequence ATGAAAAATCAAAAAGGGTTCACACTGATTGAGATGCTGATTGTTCTGCTCGTCATTACGATCCTTTTGCTGGTTACCATTCCTAACATTGCGAATCACAGCAGCAATATCCAAAACAAGGGCTGTTCCGGTTTGCGCAATATGATTTCAGCTCAAGCTGAAGCATATAGAATGAATAAGGAGGCAGTACCGACTATTGCTGTTCTAAAAACAGAAGGATACATTAAGTCAAATAAGTGCCCGGATGGAACAGAAGTGACTTTAGATTCAAATGGAGCGGTTATTGAAGCAGCAAAATAA
- the comGB gene encoding competence type IV pilus assembly protein ComGB, with product MKTNWKSSDQSLFITRLNSLVRKGYSLDEALRFLSLQTDKKKRTDLLYCLEELKRGTPFFQIMQQLKFHRDVVTYLYFAEQHGDLAFSLNESAELLYRKQEQYKKISKMLRYPMLLIFIMIGVLYIVQQVIAPQFLSVYDSMNMKPSPFNAALLASFQILSAAAVIIPSAAGLCIGYYFLYFRRIKPSSQMRLLMKIPILREGFKLFNSYYISLQLSTLLKGGLSYYESLLVFSEQTLHPFFCEEAKEMINRLRNGEHFEKVFDKNYYDKQLPEIVAYGQKNGLLHRELYTYSQYTLTRLESKLSSAASFIQPAVFSAVGLIVLLVYLSMILPMYQMIDQI from the coding sequence ATGAAGACTAACTGGAAGAGCAGTGACCAGTCCCTGTTTATCACCCGTTTAAACAGCCTTGTACGAAAAGGCTATTCATTGGATGAAGCGCTCCGTTTTTTATCGCTTCAAACGGATAAGAAAAAGAGGACAGATCTCCTCTATTGTTTGGAGGAGCTGAAACGCGGCACCCCGTTTTTCCAAATCATGCAGCAATTGAAATTTCACCGTGATGTGGTTACCTATTTGTATTTTGCTGAACAGCATGGAGATTTAGCCTTTTCCTTAAATGAAAGTGCAGAGCTGCTCTATCGAAAGCAGGAGCAATACAAAAAAATCAGCAAAATGCTTCGCTACCCTATGTTGCTGATTTTTATCATGATAGGAGTTTTATATATCGTCCAGCAAGTGATCGCCCCGCAATTCCTTTCAGTATACGATTCTATGAACATGAAACCCTCTCCTTTTAATGCAGCCTTGCTTGCAAGCTTTCAAATCCTGTCAGCAGCTGCAGTCATTATTCCTTCGGCAGCAGGCTTATGCATTGGGTATTATTTCCTTTATTTCAGACGAATCAAGCCTTCCTCTCAAATGAGGCTGCTAATGAAAATTCCAATCCTAAGAGAGGGGTTCAAGCTGTTTAACAGTTATTATATCAGCCTTCAGCTAAGCACGCTTCTTAAGGGCGGGTTATCTTACTACGAAAGCTTACTGGTTTTCAGTGAGCAGACGCTGCATCCGTTTTTTTGTGAGGAAGCAAAAGAAATGATCAATCGATTAAGGAACGGTGAGCACTTTGAAAAAGTTTTCGACAAGAATTATTACGACAAGCAGCTCCCGGAAATCGTAGCATATGGACAAAAAAACGGATTGCTGCATCGAGAATTGTACACATACAGTCAGTACACGCTTACAAGACTCGAATCCAAACTGTCATCCGCCGCATCCTTCATCCAGCCAGCCGTTTTCAGTGCAGTCGGCCTCATTGTTCTGCTTGTTTACCTGTCGATGATTCTCCCCATGTATCAAATGATCGATCAAATATAG
- the comGA gene encoding competence type IV pilus ATPase ComGA — protein MQEIEALCANVVNQAVELHASDIHIVPKEHYTEVLYRIDDDLLKQQQLPRDVSQRLISHLKFEASMDIGERRKPQSGALSIALKDLEIPIRLSTLPTIYEESMVIRLLSSDKVPRSSRISLFPSATKKLLSFFYHSHGLMIFTGPTGSGKTTTLYSLLNHAKKHFNRNIITLEDPVEARNQEMMQVQVNEKAGITYASGLRAILRHDPDIIMVGEIRDSETAKIAIRASLTGHLVLSTMHTRNAKGALYRLLEFGVPQAEIEQTLIAVSAQRLVEIKCPFCTGKCSPFCKKMRKVRKAAVFELLYGKNLAAAFKETRGEEEIEEYPTLKDVIKKGIALGFLSSSAYHRWIFSNED, from the coding sequence TTGCAGGAAATTGAAGCATTATGTGCTAATGTAGTCAATCAGGCAGTCGAGCTTCATGCTTCCGATATTCATATCGTTCCAAAAGAACATTACACAGAGGTTCTGTACAGAATTGATGATGATCTCCTCAAACAGCAGCAGCTCCCCAGGGATGTGTCTCAGCGTCTCATATCTCATTTGAAATTTGAGGCATCCATGGACATTGGGGAACGAAGAAAGCCGCAAAGCGGAGCATTATCAATTGCATTAAAAGACTTGGAAATCCCAATCCGTCTTTCTACTCTTCCAACAATCTATGAAGAAAGTATGGTTATCCGCCTCCTGTCCAGTGATAAAGTCCCTCGATCATCCCGGATTTCTCTGTTTCCCTCTGCAACGAAAAAGCTCCTATCCTTCTTTTATCATTCTCACGGTTTAATGATTTTTACTGGCCCGACCGGCTCAGGCAAGACAACGACCCTGTATTCACTGCTTAACCATGCAAAAAAACATTTTAACCGGAACATTATTACCCTTGAAGATCCGGTGGAAGCGCGAAATCAGGAAATGATGCAGGTACAGGTGAATGAAAAGGCAGGTATTACCTATGCATCCGGTTTGAGGGCTATTTTAAGACATGATCCGGATATTATTATGGTTGGTGAGATCAGGGATTCAGAAACAGCGAAAATAGCAATTCGGGCTTCATTAACTGGGCATCTGGTATTAAGCACAATGCATACGAGGAATGCAAAGGGTGCGCTATACAGGTTGCTTGAATTTGGGGTTCCACAGGCAGAAATAGAACAGACGCTTATTGCGGTTTCTGCGCAAAGACTTGTGGAAATAAAGTGTCCTTTCTGTACTGGAAAATGTTCGCCATTTTGCAAAAAAATGAGGAAGGTGAGGAAAGCGGCCGTTTTTGAACTTCTTTATGGAAAAAATCTTGCTGCTGCTTTTAAGGAAACAAGGGGGGAAGAAGAAATAGAAGAGTATCCAACCTTAAAAGATGTGATTAAAAAGGGGATTGCCCTAGGGTTTTTATCCAGTTCAGCCTATCACAGATGGATTTTTTCAAATGAAGACTAA
- a CDS encoding Spx/MgsR family RNA polymerase-binding regulatory protein: protein MSDLTFFTYPSCTSCRKTKHWLKANEVDFEERHMFRETPNEDELKKILQLTTDGIDEILATRSQTFKELNLNIEDMNLSSLLKLLSDEPKLLRRPILTDGKKLVVGYNPQALNKLTKNSQLHISVS, encoded by the coding sequence ATGAGCGATTTGACTTTTTTCACGTACCCGAGCTGCACTTCCTGCAGAAAAACAAAACATTGGCTGAAAGCAAACGAGGTCGATTTTGAAGAAAGGCATATGTTCCGCGAGACTCCTAATGAGGATGAACTTAAAAAAATTCTCCAGCTGACAACAGATGGCATTGATGAAATACTTGCCACCAGAAGCCAAACCTTCAAGGAATTAAACTTGAATATTGAAGATATGAATCTCTCATCATTGCTGAAGCTGTTATCCGATGAACCGAAGCTTCTCCGCCGTCCCATTTTGACTGATGGAAAAAAGTTAGTCGTCGGATATAACCCGCAAGCCTTAAACAAATTAACAAAAAATAGCCAGCTTCATATATCAGTCTCTTAA
- a CDS encoding DUF2626 domain-containing protein has translation MDRMFRVLGFWTGIFAVMFYLGEMEETSLLFFAQTVFFVFLSYLKLSERMYIYIFGAYLTVFFVGFTYWTTFMMVPGQGGH, from the coding sequence ATGGATCGGATGTTTCGTGTGCTGGGATTCTGGACTGGAATCTTTGCGGTCATGTTTTATTTAGGGGAAATGGAAGAAACGTCTCTGTTATTCTTTGCTCAAACGGTATTTTTTGTTTTTTTATCCTATCTTAAATTATCTGAACGAATGTACATTTATATCTTTGGAGCCTATTTAACGGTTTTCTTTGTCGGCTTCACGTACTGGACTACTTTTATGATGGTTCCTGGCCAAGGAGGCCATTAA
- a CDS encoding SAM-dependent methyltransferase, with translation MIIQQIEESGGFLSFADYMEQCLYHPIHGYYMTEGQKIGKKGDFYTSSSISDFYGAVMARWFIKRVEAGDIPPVFCEMGSGTGAFIRSFLNEWKKRSPSLYSQGTVYCIESSPYHAASLETLEVTRLASLEDLPDAFSGVFYSNELLDALPVQIAQNRCGRIVELGVGVNEEDLMLTARKDESNTLSDYLKWAEISLQEGYRAEVPSAMLGLLDNLDKKLGDAYLVTADYGHFSEQLQLRKQGTIRGYKNHILISNPLSHPFKMDLTYDIPLTAYNIKAAELGWQEIAVQKKTEFFWKNNLAGFLQENHDPNPFSKASKDNRAIRSLLSHEGMSESFYVLIHRKRG, from the coding sequence GTGATCATTCAGCAAATAGAAGAAAGCGGAGGTTTTCTTTCTTTTGCGGACTATATGGAACAATGTCTGTACCATCCGATTCACGGCTATTATATGACCGAAGGCCAAAAAATCGGCAAGAAAGGCGATTTTTATACGTCCAGTTCCATTTCTGATTTTTATGGGGCAGTTATGGCCAGATGGTTTATAAAAAGAGTAGAAGCGGGGGATATTCCCCCGGTCTTTTGTGAAATGGGAAGCGGGACAGGAGCATTCATCCGGTCCTTTCTAAACGAATGGAAAAAGCGCTCTCCTTCCCTTTATAGTCAGGGAACAGTTTATTGCATTGAGTCCAGCCCCTATCATGCAGCGTCGCTTGAAACTCTCGAAGTGACCCGTCTAGCTTCCTTAGAGGACCTCCCAGATGCCTTCTCAGGCGTTTTCTATTCCAATGAATTGCTCGATGCTCTGCCCGTCCAAATCGCTCAAAACAGGTGTGGACGAATTGTAGAGTTAGGTGTAGGAGTGAATGAAGAAGATCTCATGTTAACAGCGAGAAAAGACGAGAGCAACACTCTGTCAGATTATTTGAAATGGGCTGAAATCAGCCTCCAGGAAGGCTATAGAGCCGAGGTTCCCAGCGCAATGCTTGGGCTGCTGGATAATCTGGACAAAAAGCTCGGAGATGCATACTTAGTTACAGCGGACTATGGCCATTTTTCAGAACAGCTGCAATTACGGAAACAAGGGACAATCCGAGGCTACAAAAATCATATTCTTATTTCCAATCCCCTAAGTCATCCATTTAAGATGGATCTAACCTATGATATTCCCTTAACGGCCTATAATATAAAAGCAGCGGAATTGGGCTGGCAGGAAATAGCTGTTCAAAAGAAAACTGAATTTTTTTGGAAGAATAATCTTGCGGGTTTTCTACAGGAAAACCATGACCCAAATCCATTCTCTAAAGCATCAAAAGATAATCGGGCAATCCGATCCCTTTTATCACATGAAGGAATGAGTGAATCTTTTTATGTTCTCATTCATAGAAAAAGAGGCTGA
- a CDS encoding MBL fold metallo-hydrolase, with the protein MNWERIPLGPLQTNCYVLSNKEKECIIFDPGSEGNKLNQLLQARGLKPLAVLLTHAHFDHIGAVDEVRARWTVPVYVHKKEKDWLPSPELNGSHFFQAGPIHARPADEFVQPGEPLTFKDFTFQVLYTPGHSPGSVSYYHKETQSVFSGDVLFKEGVGRTDLPGGDHQLLIKSIHDHLLTLPEDTFVLSGHGPETTIQDEMDRNPFLNGF; encoded by the coding sequence ATGAATTGGGAACGGATTCCGCTAGGTCCCCTGCAAACAAACTGTTATGTATTAAGCAATAAAGAGAAGGAATGCATTATTTTTGATCCGGGAAGTGAAGGAAACAAATTAAATCAGCTCCTTCAGGCAAGAGGCTTAAAGCCATTAGCTGTGCTGCTTACTCACGCTCATTTTGATCACATAGGTGCTGTGGACGAAGTGCGCGCCCGCTGGACCGTGCCGGTATACGTACATAAAAAGGAGAAGGACTGGCTTCCATCACCAGAGCTGAATGGTTCTCATTTCTTTCAAGCAGGACCGATTCACGCAAGACCGGCTGATGAATTTGTCCAGCCGGGAGAACCGCTTACTTTTAAAGATTTTACATTTCAAGTGCTATATACTCCAGGACACTCTCCCGGCAGTGTTTCTTATTACCACAAAGAAACCCAGTCAGTATTCAGCGGAGATGTCCTGTTCAAGGAGGGAGTCGGAAGGACCGACCTGCCTGGCGGAGACCATCAGCTCCTAATTAAGAGTATCCATGACCATTTACTGACTCTCCCTGAAGATACATTTGTGCTGTCCGGTCACGGTCCGGAGACAACCATACAGGATGAAATGGATCGAAATCCTTTTTTGAACGGATTTTAA
- a CDS encoding DUF2759 domain-containing protein has product MGLVIIFSLISLLAVFGVYRAFKEKNMLGIMFCLATVGVFGWFTIMTVISHGYPTHH; this is encoded by the coding sequence ATGGGGTTAGTCATCATCTTTTCGTTAATTTCGCTGTTAGCCGTATTTGGTGTATATCGTGCCTTTAAAGAGAAAAACATGCTGGGAATTATGTTTTGTTTAGCAACAGTTGGTGTATTTGGCTGGTTCACCATTATGACCGTAATCAGTCATGGTTATCCGACACATCACTAG
- a CDS encoding MTH1187 family thiamine-binding protein, producing the protein MPIADVTIIPIGTATPSVSAHVAGIQAILEEYRSEGKIEFRLTPMNTLIEGELPILFEVIQAIHEAPFQEGISRVASNIRIDDRRDKKSTMQSKLESVQKHMRQT; encoded by the coding sequence ATGCCAATAGCAGATGTTACGATCATACCAATTGGAACGGCTACCCCAAGTGTAAGCGCACATGTAGCCGGTATCCAAGCCATTTTAGAAGAATACAGATCAGAGGGAAAAATAGAATTTCGTTTGACACCGATGAACACGTTAATAGAAGGCGAGCTTCCAATCCTATTTGAAGTCATTCAAGCAATCCATGAAGCACCCTTTCAGGAAGGCATATCAAGAGTAGCGAGCAACATCCGGATCGACGACAGAAGAGATAAGAAATCAACGATGCAGAGCAAGCTTGAAAGTGTTCAGAAGCATATGAGGCAAACCTAA
- a CDS encoding M14 family metallocarboxypeptidase, producing MKIKLIETVRISTLAEYFDLPALLIEQSNQPLMDPIPAATVISIPGYEWAASGLSLPSACKPEDAMEGFNKAVKVSDRIVPRQKKYSSACFYRDIEKMVLKYPFIQTHIIGNSIRNQPIIEITIGTGKRNVHMNASFHANEWITSAVLMDWLEQFANDLVHGKTRFSHSSLQLYSHNSLSIVPMVNPDGVDLVLEGLPDDSDLRKLVLQINQQSHDFSQWKANIRGVDLNNQFPAYWEIEKERKLPKTPSSRDYPGDRPLSEPEAITMARLSEEKRFDRLLCFHTQGEEIYWGYLNREPEEAALIVKEFSILSGYTEVRNIDSHAGYRDWFIHEWGRSGYTIELGLGVNPLPLDQYESIREKGEGIFWAALYM from the coding sequence ATGAAAATCAAACTAATTGAAACTGTTCGAATTAGCACACTGGCAGAGTACTTTGATCTTCCCGCTCTTTTAATTGAGCAATCCAATCAGCCGCTAATGGATCCGATTCCAGCAGCAACAGTTATCAGCATTCCCGGATATGAGTGGGCGGCGTCCGGATTGTCACTGCCGTCAGCCTGTAAACCCGAGGATGCAATGGAAGGGTTCAATAAAGCTGTGAAAGTCTCAGATCGCATTGTCCCTAGGCAAAAAAAATATTCTTCAGCGTGTTTCTATCGTGATATAGAAAAAATGGTTCTAAAGTACCCGTTTATTCAGACACATATAATTGGAAATAGTATACGGAATCAGCCTATAATAGAGATAACGATTGGTACAGGAAAAAGAAACGTTCATATGAATGCCTCCTTCCACGCAAACGAATGGATAACTTCTGCTGTATTAATGGATTGGCTTGAACAATTTGCGAATGATCTTGTTCATGGAAAAACCAGATTCAGCCATTCTTCTCTTCAGCTTTATTCGCATAACTCCCTTTCGATTGTTCCTATGGTCAATCCGGATGGTGTAGATCTTGTCCTTGAAGGCCTCCCGGATGATAGCGATTTAAGGAAACTTGTTCTCCAGATTAATCAGCAATCCCATGATTTTTCACAATGGAAAGCGAATATTCGCGGTGTAGATTTAAATAATCAATTTCCTGCTTATTGGGAAATTGAAAAGGAAAGAAAGCTTCCGAAAACTCCATCTTCCAGAGATTATCCTGGAGACCGCCCTCTATCAGAACCTGAAGCCATTACAATGGCACGTTTATCTGAAGAGAAGAGGTTCGACCGGCTTTTATGTTTTCACACTCAGGGGGAAGAAATTTACTGGGGATATTTAAATCGGGAGCCTGAAGAAGCTGCATTAATTGTAAAGGAATTTTCGATATTAAGCGGCTATACAGAAGTAAGGAATATTGACAGCCATGCCGGCTACCGGGATTGGTTTATTCATGAATGGGGCCGTTCTGGCTATACCATTGAACTTGGCTTAGGAGTAAATCCTCTCCCGCTTGATCAATATGAAAGCATTCGGGAAAAAGGGGAAGGCATCTTTTGGGCGGCCTTATATATGTAA